The following proteins come from a genomic window of Posidoniimonas polymericola:
- the serA gene encoding phosphoglycerate dehydrogenase has protein sequence MPSVIVLDDLSQEGLDLLDAAEGITYEVRTGLKGDDLRQALSEFDGAICRSGVKLTPDVLEGQTKLKAVVRAGVGTDNIDKPAATRAGIVVMNTPAGNTISTAEHAFALMLAMSRNVAPAYQSLLEGRWDRKKFMGTQLAGKTLGVVGLGRIGLALVERAQAFEMNVIGYDPFMSAERAAELGIELVAKVPDMLPKIDYLSVHTPLTEETKDMIDAAALEIIKPGARLVNAARGGIYNEAALVEGLKSGKLAGVALDVYPDEPCTDSPLFGMPGVVCTPHLGASTEEAQTNVAVEAVELLTAFLMTGAIRCAVNVPSVDPKTLESVRGYLDVSHRLGRMAAGIAPSGITSCKLHYRGEVCERDTKLLTSAFAAGLLEGAMEESVNLINAETLLRDRGIEVVEECRSDMGAFRSSISVEVTAGGVTRQIAGTLFGQNMPRLVGIDDYRLEAFLDGCLLVFCHKDVPGIIGGIGAALGGHNVNIAQMAVGRAGNQPGGGAIGVLNLDGEPPQAALDDILKINGITSATVVHLPAAGSLPSWLG, from the coding sequence ATGCCAAGCGTTATCGTCCTGGATGACTTGTCGCAAGAGGGCCTCGACCTGCTCGACGCCGCCGAAGGGATCACCTACGAGGTCCGCACCGGACTCAAGGGAGACGACCTCCGCCAGGCCCTCTCCGAGTTCGACGGCGCGATCTGCCGCAGCGGCGTCAAGCTGACGCCGGACGTGCTCGAGGGCCAGACCAAGCTGAAGGCCGTGGTGCGGGCGGGCGTCGGCACCGACAACATCGACAAGCCTGCCGCCACCCGCGCCGGCATCGTCGTGATGAACACCCCGGCCGGCAACACGATCAGCACCGCGGAGCACGCCTTCGCCCTGATGCTGGCCATGAGCCGCAACGTGGCCCCCGCCTACCAGAGCCTGCTCGAGGGACGCTGGGACCGCAAGAAGTTCATGGGCACGCAGCTCGCCGGCAAGACGCTCGGCGTGGTCGGGCTGGGCCGCATCGGCCTGGCGCTGGTCGAACGGGCCCAGGCGTTCGAGATGAACGTCATCGGCTACGACCCGTTCATGTCGGCCGAGCGGGCCGCTGAGCTCGGCATCGAACTGGTCGCCAAGGTCCCCGACATGCTGCCAAAGATCGACTACTTGTCGGTCCACACGCCGCTGACCGAAGAGACCAAGGACATGATCGACGCCGCCGCGCTGGAGATCATCAAGCCGGGCGCACGGCTGGTGAACGCCGCCCGCGGCGGGATCTACAACGAGGCCGCGTTGGTCGAGGGCCTCAAGAGCGGCAAGCTGGCCGGCGTCGCGCTGGACGTCTACCCCGACGAGCCGTGCACCGACAGCCCGCTGTTCGGCATGCCGGGCGTGGTCTGCACGCCGCACCTGGGGGCCAGCACCGAGGAGGCCCAGACCAATGTCGCGGTGGAGGCGGTCGAGCTGCTGACCGCGTTCCTGATGACCGGCGCCATCCGCTGTGCGGTCAACGTGCCGTCGGTCGACCCGAAGACGCTGGAGTCGGTCCGCGGGTACCTGGACGTCTCGCACCGGCTGGGCCGGATGGCGGCGGGCATCGCCCCCAGCGGGATCACCAGCTGCAAGCTGCACTACCGCGGCGAGGTCTGCGAACGCGACACCAAGCTGCTGACCTCGGCCTTCGCCGCCGGCCTGCTCGAGGGGGCGATGGAGGAGTCGGTCAACCTGATCAACGCCGAGACCCTGCTCCGCGACCGCGGCATCGAGGTGGTCGAGGAGTGCCGCAGCGACATGGGCGCGTTCCGCTCGTCGATCTCGGTCGAGGTGACCGCCGGCGGCGTCACCCGGCAGATCGCTGGCACACTGTTCGGCCAGAACATGCCCCGGCTGGTCGGCATCGACGACTACCGCCTCGAGGCGTTCCTCGACGGCTGCCTGCTGGTGTTCTGCCACAAGGACGTGCCGGGCATCATCGGGGGCATCGGCGCCGCGCTGGGCGGGCACAATGTGAACATCGCTCAGATGGCGGTCGGCCGCGCCGGCAACCAGCCCGGCGGCGGCGCCATCGGCGTGCTGAACCTGGACGGCGAGCCCCCACAGGCCGCGCTGGACGACATCCTCAAGATCAACGGCATCACCAGCGCCACCGTGGTGCACCTGCCGGCCGCCGGGTCGCTGCCCAGCTGGCTCGGTTGA
- a CDS encoding tetratricopeptide repeat protein, whose translation MNSLCNPLLPALRHAAAVAIAATLLAGAAQAQITNEALIGDAVSDADSSRYSDVGNAIERYGNRDIVAARTFLETAKRKSPKLPPVAVMLAKMHALAGNSKAIRPALEDCITEAPDDPEPYLILAEEAIRGNRTIEADALFDKAVKLMNEFDSNAKRKRDFQIRAYSGRTRIAQARKKWDQAESDLKALLEVDPENAAANFAQGQILFVMEPPRAREGLAAFDRARKLNDKLDHPYVAAGKTFESQGKSKEAMQYFEGAYKSAKDDESVLVAYGQALLREDKVEQAEKVLAAGLSTHPDSPNLWLLRGVAARMKGDLDQAEKNLIKTVSLAPANSVAYGQLALTLIESSVEETKLRALSFAATSQKLAPENPDTNITLAWSLYENGQARQASSLLQNLKLGNIDPDSTLLLAKILMINNQKEGAKKLLTQALEDTRHIFVKRGEAEKMLASL comes from the coding sequence ATGAACTCTCTTTGCAACCCGCTGCTGCCGGCCCTCCGACACGCCGCGGCCGTGGCGATCGCCGCGACGCTGCTGGCCGGCGCCGCGCAGGCCCAAATCACCAACGAGGCGCTCATCGGAGACGCCGTCTCGGACGCCGACTCCTCGCGCTACTCGGACGTCGGGAACGCTATCGAGCGCTACGGCAACCGCGACATCGTCGCCGCCCGCACCTTCCTCGAGACCGCCAAGCGGAAGAGCCCCAAGCTGCCGCCGGTCGCCGTGATGCTGGCCAAGATGCACGCCCTGGCGGGCAACTCCAAGGCGATCCGCCCGGCGCTGGAGGACTGCATCACCGAGGCCCCCGACGACCCCGAGCCGTACCTGATCCTCGCCGAGGAGGCGATCCGCGGCAACCGCACCATCGAGGCCGACGCGCTGTTCGACAAGGCGGTCAAGCTGATGAACGAGTTCGACAGCAACGCCAAGCGGAAGCGTGACTTCCAGATCCGCGCCTACAGCGGCCGCACCCGCATCGCCCAGGCCCGCAAGAAGTGGGACCAGGCCGAGTCCGACCTCAAGGCCCTGCTGGAGGTCGACCCGGAGAACGCCGCCGCGAACTTCGCCCAGGGGCAGATCCTGTTCGTGATGGAGCCGCCACGCGCCCGGGAAGGCCTGGCCGCGTTCGACAGGGCCCGCAAGCTCAACGACAAGCTCGACCACCCGTACGTGGCGGCCGGCAAGACCTTCGAGAGCCAGGGCAAGTCGAAGGAGGCTATGCAGTACTTCGAGGGCGCCTACAAGTCCGCCAAGGACGACGAGTCGGTGCTGGTCGCGTACGGCCAGGCGCTGCTCCGTGAGGACAAGGTCGAGCAGGCCGAGAAGGTCCTGGCGGCGGGTCTCAGCACGCACCCGGACTCCCCCAACCTGTGGCTGCTGCGCGGCGTCGCGGCCCGCATGAAGGGCGACCTCGACCAGGCCGAGAAGAACCTGATCAAGACCGTCTCGCTCGCGCCGGCCAACTCGGTCGCCTACGGGCAGCTGGCGCTGACCCTGATCGAGAGCTCTGTCGAAGAGACCAAGCTCCGCGCGCTGAGCTTCGCCGCGACCAGTCAGAAGCTGGCCCCGGAGAACCCCGACACCAACATCACGCTGGCGTGGTCGCTGTACGAGAACGGCCAGGCCCGCCAGGCGTCGAGCCTGCTGCAGAACCTGAAGCTCGGCAACATCGACCCCGACTCGACCCTGCTGCTGGCCAAGATCCTAATGATCAACAATCAGAAGGAAGGCGCCAAGAAGCTGCTGACGCAGGCCCTCGAGGACACGCGGCACATCTTTGTGAAGCGTGGCGAGGCCGAGAAGATGCTGGCCAGCCTGTAG
- a CDS encoding FG-GAP-like repeat-containing protein: MTHPTDTSHPMKRLYYSGFAGGGVAIGDVDNDRRPDLFITSGPGGNRLYRQTGDLRFEDVTARAGVSGGESWGAGSAMVDIDADGDLDLYVCNYDSPNQLYLNQGDGRFVEGAAERGLDCVDACLTPAFCDFDGDGDLDLYVLTNRYYREGGRPAASPVESRGGRLQIKPQFRKYYGLWRQPNGRVGIEEVGRPDRLLRNNGDGSFTDVTQDAGVGAPGNGLSVAWWDYDDDGAPDLYVANDFNDPDHLYRNNGDGTFTDVLREAVPHTPWFSMGSDVGDINNDGHLDFMVVDMAGIGRRTRLTTMGAITDERLRAVSGPPPQVMRNALYVNSGAGRFLEGARLAGLAESDWSWAVKLADYDNDGRLDVAITNGVTRSYNDSDIPFRTDMLVGRTMWDVYEDTPPRPEQNRAFRNLGDLRFEDASHSWGFDHVGMSYAAAHGDLDRDGDLDLVVVNLNEPVSIYRNESSAGRRLLIRLRGGGANTYGIGARVTIETASGVMVRELSPQTGFLSSNEPLLHFGLGDESRVRSLRVAWPSGRVQEFHGLDADQCYTITEPAGASRPADKPARATMFKQTRALAPLRHFDKPFDDYRVQPLLPQKLSQLGPGVAWGDVDADGDDDLYFGQGAGTPGVLMINLGTGDFMARHEPFRGGKASEDMGALFFDADNDLDLDLYVASGDYGQTPGAPELRDRLYLNDGSGHFAGAPEGTLPDLRDSSGCVVAADYDRDGDLDLFVGGRLVPGEHPLTPASRLLRNDGGRFVDVTDAAAPGLSRAGLVTGALWSDADGDGWLDLLVTREWGPVGLWRNVEGRLEERTSEAGLERRTGWWSSIAGRDLDGDQDIDYVVANAGLNTKHQASREEPLQLFYGDPDGLGRNVLIEAAYERGVLFPTRGKSALAAASPLIEDRFPTHLDFASAPLDAVFSPTQLNKGTRLSVNCLASGVLVNDGSGKFQFAPLPRLAQIAPTFGVGLTELDGDGHADLCLAQNNYALHPETGRADGGVGLLLTGAGDGRFSTVWPDQSGLITPGDARSLTIVDLNNDAWPDLVVALNNDEVKTFENRGSAENRVLTIHLRGSQEKPVSCGARVTLKTSDGRTQTAETHSGSGYLSQSTGALAFGLGESATVEVISVRWPDGQTTQHTTATEHGRLELTRP, translated from the coding sequence ATGACCCACCCGACCGACACGTCACACCCGATGAAGCGGCTGTACTACTCGGGGTTTGCGGGCGGCGGCGTGGCGATCGGGGACGTGGACAACGACCGCCGCCCCGACCTGTTCATCACGAGCGGCCCGGGAGGCAACCGGCTGTACCGGCAGACCGGGGACCTAAGATTCGAGGACGTGACCGCCCGCGCGGGAGTCTCGGGCGGCGAATCCTGGGGCGCGGGCTCGGCGATGGTCGACATCGACGCCGATGGCGATCTCGATCTCTACGTCTGCAACTACGATTCTCCCAACCAGCTCTATCTTAATCAGGGGGACGGGCGGTTTGTCGAGGGCGCTGCGGAGCGTGGCCTGGACTGCGTCGATGCGTGCCTGACGCCTGCTTTCTGCGACTTCGACGGCGACGGGGACCTCGACCTCTACGTGCTTACCAACCGGTACTACCGCGAGGGCGGGCGCCCGGCGGCCTCGCCGGTCGAGTCCCGCGGCGGCCGCCTGCAGATCAAGCCGCAGTTCCGCAAGTACTACGGGCTTTGGCGCCAGCCGAACGGGCGAGTCGGGATCGAGGAGGTGGGCAGGCCAGACCGTCTGCTACGGAACAACGGCGACGGCTCGTTCACCGACGTGACCCAAGACGCAGGGGTCGGGGCTCCTGGCAACGGCTTGTCGGTCGCGTGGTGGGACTACGACGATGACGGCGCGCCGGACCTCTACGTCGCCAACGACTTCAACGACCCGGATCACCTGTACCGGAACAACGGCGACGGGACCTTCACCGACGTCTTGCGAGAGGCCGTGCCCCACACGCCATGGTTCTCCATGGGGTCCGACGTCGGAGACATCAACAACGACGGCCACCTCGACTTTATGGTCGTGGACATGGCCGGCATTGGTCGCCGCACGCGTCTGACGACCATGGGCGCGATCACCGACGAGCGGCTCCGCGCCGTCTCGGGCCCCCCGCCGCAAGTCATGCGGAACGCCCTGTACGTGAACTCGGGCGCCGGCCGTTTCCTGGAAGGCGCGCGTCTGGCGGGACTGGCCGAATCGGACTGGAGCTGGGCCGTCAAGCTCGCCGACTACGACAACGACGGCCGCCTCGACGTCGCGATCACCAACGGCGTGACGCGGAGCTACAACGACTCCGACATCCCCTTCCGCACGGACATGCTCGTCGGCCGCACGATGTGGGACGTGTACGAGGACACGCCGCCGCGCCCCGAACAGAACCGCGCGTTCCGCAACCTTGGAGACCTCCGGTTCGAGGATGCGTCGCACTCGTGGGGATTCGACCACGTCGGGATGAGCTACGCCGCGGCGCACGGCGACCTCGATCGCGACGGCGATCTCGACCTGGTCGTCGTGAACTTGAACGAACCTGTCAGCATCTACCGGAATGAGTCGTCCGCCGGGCGCCGCCTGCTGATCCGCCTGCGAGGCGGCGGGGCCAATACCTACGGGATAGGAGCGAGAGTCACTATCGAGACCGCCTCCGGCGTGATGGTCCGCGAGTTGAGTCCGCAGACCGGGTTCCTGTCGAGCAACGAACCGTTGCTCCACTTCGGACTGGGCGACGAGTCCCGGGTCCGAAGCCTGAGAGTCGCGTGGCCCAGCGGGCGCGTCCAGGAGTTCCATGGTCTGGACGCGGACCAATGCTACACGATCACCGAACCTGCGGGAGCGTCCCGCCCCGCCGACAAACCGGCACGGGCGACGATGTTCAAGCAGACACGCGCCCTCGCCCCGCTGCGCCACTTCGACAAGCCGTTCGACGACTACCGCGTGCAGCCGCTGCTTCCACAGAAACTATCGCAGCTTGGCCCCGGCGTCGCCTGGGGGGATGTTGACGCCGATGGCGATGACGACCTCTACTTCGGCCAGGGAGCGGGCACGCCCGGCGTTCTGATGATCAACCTCGGCACCGGGGACTTCATGGCGCGGCACGAGCCATTCCGCGGCGGCAAGGCGAGCGAAGACATGGGCGCCCTGTTCTTCGACGCCGACAATGACCTCGACCTGGACCTCTACGTTGCTAGCGGCGACTACGGCCAGACCCCCGGCGCTCCCGAGCTCCGCGACCGCCTGTACCTGAACGACGGAAGCGGCCATTTCGCCGGAGCGCCGGAAGGGACGCTCCCCGACCTGCGGGACAGCAGCGGGTGCGTGGTCGCCGCCGACTACGACCGGGACGGCGACCTCGACCTTTTTGTCGGCGGCAGGCTTGTCCCGGGCGAGCACCCGCTAACCCCGGCAAGTCGGCTGCTCCGCAACGATGGCGGGCGGTTCGTCGACGTGACGGACGCCGCAGCGCCGGGGCTCTCGAGAGCCGGGCTTGTGACCGGGGCCCTGTGGTCCGACGCCGACGGGGATGGCTGGCTCGACCTGCTGGTGACACGCGAGTGGGGCCCGGTAGGCCTCTGGCGGAACGTCGAGGGTCGCCTGGAAGAGCGGACCAGCGAAGCGGGGCTCGAACGCCGCACTGGGTGGTGGAGTTCGATCGCCGGACGTGACCTCGATGGCGACCAAGACATCGACTACGTGGTCGCCAATGCTGGGCTCAACACGAAGCACCAAGCGAGCCGCGAGGAGCCGTTGCAGCTGTTCTACGGCGACCCAGATGGGCTCGGACGCAACGTCCTGATCGAGGCCGCCTACGAGCGCGGCGTGCTCTTCCCCACGCGGGGCAAGTCAGCGCTCGCCGCGGCGTCTCCGCTGATAGAAGACCGGTTCCCAACCCACCTGGATTTCGCGTCCGCGCCGCTCGACGCGGTCTTTTCACCCACACAACTCAATAAGGGGACACGGCTGTCGGTGAACTGCCTCGCGTCCGGCGTGCTGGTCAACGACGGGTCCGGCAAGTTCCAATTCGCCCCGTTGCCGCGTCTTGCTCAGATCGCCCCGACGTTCGGCGTCGGGCTGACCGAGCTGGACGGCGACGGCCACGCGGACCTCTGCCTTGCCCAGAACAACTACGCGCTGCACCCCGAGACCGGGCGCGCCGACGGCGGCGTTGGCCTGCTGCTCACGGGAGCCGGCGACGGAAGATTCTCCACGGTTTGGCCAGACCAGAGCGGCCTAATCACGCCGGGAGACGCCCGGAGCCTGACGATCGTCGATTTGAACAACGACGCCTGGCCCGACCTGGTCGTCGCACTCAACAATGACGAGGTCAAGACCTTTGAAAACCGAGGCTCAGCCGAGAACCGAGTATTGACGATCCACCTCCGTGGCAGCCAAGAAAAACCGGTCTCATGTGGGGCGCGGGTCACGCTGAAAACGTCGGACGGCAGGACCCAAACCGCTGAGACCCACAGCGGTTCTGGCTACCTGTCACAATCAACCGGCGCGCTCGCCTTCGGGCTAGGGGAGTCGGCGACAGTCGAAGTGATCTCGGTCCGCTGGCCCGACGGCCAGACGACCCAACACACCACCGCGACAGAACACGGGCGCCTGGAGCTCACACGGCCATAA
- a CDS encoding PEP-CTERM sorting domain-containing protein, with amino-acid sequence MRRVLFLFSFLVLGAAASAVHADSLALNFAADDPDTATATVTQAAGVLGTENWNNFTGATGSAMDLMSGSGAATSASVEWTSANTWRSGARDQGAGGDAQLMSGYLDYDDDPLTPPVITVSGVDGALGNPAYNVYVYVQGDSDQARGGEWTVNGVTQSLTDSDPFTTFVEGENYLLFTGVTGDVINVTSGGANTFRAPINGIEIVGVPEPGSLALVSLGVLGLGGYVRRR; translated from the coding sequence ATGAGACGCGTACTCTTCCTCTTCTCTTTCCTAGTGCTCGGCGCCGCTGCTTCCGCGGTTCACGCCGACTCACTCGCACTAAATTTTGCCGCTGACGACCCGGACACCGCAACCGCGACGGTCACCCAAGCGGCAGGCGTGCTTGGCACGGAAAACTGGAACAACTTCACCGGGGCCACGGGCTCTGCCATGGACCTCATGAGCGGCTCCGGCGCAGCCACCTCAGCCTCGGTCGAGTGGACCTCCGCCAACACTTGGCGCAGCGGCGCCCGCGATCAGGGCGCCGGCGGCGACGCCCAGTTGATGAGCGGGTATCTCGACTACGACGATGACCCCCTCACCCCTCCGGTCATTACCGTAAGCGGCGTTGATGGCGCGTTGGGGAACCCGGCGTACAACGTCTACGTCTACGTCCAGGGCGACAGCGACCAAGCCCGCGGCGGTGAGTGGACGGTCAACGGCGTCACCCAGTCGCTGACCGACTCTGATCCGTTCACGACCTTCGTCGAGGGCGAGAACTACCTGCTGTTCACCGGCGTTACCGGCGATGTGATCAACGTCACGTCGGGCGGCGCCAACACGTTCCGCGCACCGATTAACGGCATTGAGATCGTTGGCGTGCCTGAGCCGGGCAGCCTGGCGCTGGTGAGCCTCGGCGTGCTTGGCCTAGGTGGCTACGTGCGTCGTCGCTAG